The following is a genomic window from Mus musculus strain NOD/MrkTac chromosome 17 genomic contig, GRCm38.p6 alternate locus group NOD/MrkTac MMCHR17_NOD_IDD1.
GGGGATGCTGCCCCTCATCtggcttccctctcttcctcccttgtgTTCAGCCTGGGCCCCCCCGAGTGATAGGTTGGTGTCATCACATTCAAGCAGGCTCTCCTTTCCTCAGTTAATCTCTGGAAACATCAGAGACATCTCCAGAATTGCAAACTGACaaactgacaatgaagattagccatcacagctacatagtgagtgccagCCCATCCTGAAGTACAGTGTGAGAACCTACCAAAATCGGTGAGAAGGTAGTACATGGCCTCCCTGCTTCACAGTCTAAGACAGCAAGGGTCTTGGGAAGAGGTATGAGAATCCTGGAACAAGGTTTGAGGCCACTGATGCCAGTTGTCAGAGCAGTACTCACAACAAGGAACAGTCCCAAGTGGGAATAAAGTATTTTGCCCTGAGGATGTAAGGACATACGGACCTGGACCTGTCATCAGCCCTGAGTtattttctctcccactgagtATCATCACCTCAAGTACAAGACGAAGTTAGCAATTTACAGGATAAAAGTCTCTTGCTATCTGAAAATTCCCTAGACTGATTTCCAACGTATAGACATTATTACCTTTTAAACACACAAAATTTTATATGGGACATTAGAgcctcacagattttttttttaatcttagaaaaATCCAAAACTCCAAACTTGAGCCTTCATATCCAGGGACAGAATACAAAAGCCAAACACCACCAGATCCGATGCAAGATACAGGACTCCCGCCACAGTGGAGCCAAGGACTCAGGCTGTGCCCAGCTGCTGGGTTGTTTAACAGAATGAGGGAGGGACTAGGTCTCTGTTTCCTTTCGAGACtttcagtgctgggacttgagGTTAAGGGGTGgagataaaatgataaaaataataaagttaacaTCCTTCTCCATCTCTGGGAGGATAAAGGCAGAGAACAGAATGCAGAACGATTTGGTTCCAGAGGAAACTCTTAGTCCTAGACCTCAGGCAATATTCCAGGGGTATGGTTGCAGACAGACCTGGAACAGGGTCAAAAAACATGAAGAAAGGATTTGTATAGGAAAAAGATGGAGTGCCCTCCCAGAGGCCCGTTCCCTCTTcctggagaccctgcctcagattTGTGTCCACATTAGTAGAGTCCTCTGTGTGAAGCACCACCCCCTCCTCTATTTCCAGGTGTTCCTTACAcagttggtttaaaaaaaaaaaaaaaaaaaggccgctAAGTGGCTAAGACACACTAATGGATACACTTTATagtaacaaaacagaaaattggCACATTTGTATCCAGGGCTTGAAATATCTCAGGAAAACCCAAATCTCAAACACCATCCTTATCTGCACTTTCCCTCCTCACCACTATGGCAGCGCACCTCCAGTGACCAAAACTGGAAGGAGAACCAGACCAGCAGTGATCCCCGTGATGGGTGTGGTGGGAGAAAAAGATGGCtctggaagagagaagggagaggaggatagAACTAAGGGATATGCTCAAGGTCTGCAGAAGGGTTCCTGCTTTCCCAAGGACAGACTCTGTACCTACACACACTACCTTTACTCCATTTCAGGATGAGAGGTTCAGACAGCCCCTCAGGTTGCACATGGCATGTGTATTTATGCTCTTCTCCTGAAGGCAGCACCACAGCTGCCCACTTCTGGAAGGCTTCGTCCTCTGCAGGCCTGGTCTCCACAAGGTCCATGTCCTGAGTCAGGTCCTTCTCATCCCTCTGCCAGGTCAGGATGATGACAGCAGGGTGGAAATCCAGGGCCCAGCATCTCAGGGTGACATCACCTTCAAGCGTTGAATGATGGGCCACATTTGTTTTGGGGGGAGTCTGAGGAGAAGAGTCAGAGGGTAACAACCTTCTGTTCTCTCCTGTGGACTATATGAGCATTAGTCATGTGATCATCCCCATAGTTGGGTTGAAAATTGAAACAGCAGCTCTTACACAGCATGGACTTAGGATGAAGAAATATCTATTCCTTGGATCTGTTCCCGATCTGTGAACATTGGCAGAAACGGGGACTGAGATCAAAACAGGACTGGCACTCACTCTTTTCAGAGCTGGTACCCCTTCATCCACGAAAAGATGGAGTCCACTATTGTGCTTTCAATGTAAAAATGTTCCCTGTGGCTCAGGTGGATCCTGTGGGATCTGGAAATCAGGGAGGCTTCCTCTGCTCCAGACCAATATGTGTGTGTACCCCTATACATGTGCAGCACTTATCTAGAGGTCATAAGACAACTTGTTCTCTCCTTCTCCATGTGTGCTCAGGGTtccaaactcaggttgttaggctttATGGCAAGCACCAAACATTgagacatcttgctggcccaaTGATTCCTTTGTATTGCCTCAGACTGTGCAACCTTTCTTTCAGAGAGGAATGAGCAGTGACAACACTCAATTTCTCTACTTCTACATCACCCAGACCCCATCTGCTTCTATGTCCCACAGCCTTGAGAGCCCTGGGAAGATGGCTAAGCCCCAGTTGCAAGTCTCAACTGCCCACAGCAAAGGACACACAACTGCTGTCACTGTCTGCTTAGGATCCTGCCCCACAAGTATTATTTCAGaaattgctgttgctgttgtgatAGATAGCATGCCATGTCGAGGTATCGATACACCTTCAGATGGAGCAGTCTCAGATGTGAGTCCAATCATCCACACCAAGTGCATTGCAACCCTCCGCTGCCATTCCACACCACATGGAGAAAGCAGAGACACATCAGTAATTTCTCCCATGGATGGTTTGGCTTCAATTTCATGTCTTATATCCCAGTAACCGTGAACCTGATCCTCCCAAGCCCATTTTGGTCCTGCTGGGTCCCCACTTGGGTGTAGAGTATTTTATTACTTTCTCCGGAGAGATATGATAGATATCTATTCACCCCAGACAGGACTCCAACAACAGACCAAATGAATGATCCCATCAAAGCCCATCCTTACCATCCAACACAGTTTGGCAATCCCATAAATGCATTGAAGGTTACTTACAGACACGAGTGAGGCGTTACTTAATACTCATAAACACCTACAACACTGAAAAGCCCACTCCAGCATGAATGACAACTCACAAAAGCTAGATCACTGGAGTGTGCCACCAATGAATTCAAtcaattaatacacacacacacacacacacaccattaccaTACTGGCTATCCAGAAGTTCACTAtatagacaaagctggcctccaactcactcatctgcctgcctctgcctcttcaatgatgggattaaaggcatcagcCACTACACCCATACCATCAATTAACCTTCTAGTTCCCATATACACTAATATTTCTGAAGTCCAGATGTGGCTAGTAGGATTCCTTGTGATTGGGGAACATAGGAGGGTGTGAATGGCTAGAATCCCCAGTAAGGGTAATCACAGCTTTTCTGATTTTGAAACAGTAACAGCCTTGTGTGGAGCCTGGGGGACAGTATTTCACAATAGGTGGCTTAGGAATTGGTCCTGGCATAAAGTCTGCTCAAGGGCCAATAGAAGCTACCCCTGAAACCTGCATGCTGCAGCATCTCCTCCCCTTTATCCAGGTATTTGAGAAGCCACTTCAACGCACCTTCCCTCCAAGAAAGATGTGCATGATATAACAAAaccagatgcctcttgcttgcACCTAGTGATCTGAGACTCCTCGGTATCCACTGCAACCCAGGAGCGCAGGTCCTCTCGGTCAGAGAGATGTAATCCTGGCCTTCATAAGTGATGTGCTTATACCCACGGAGGAGGTGATGGTCTGGCCCTATGTCACAGCCGATTAGTCACTGGACAGTGTGAGACTCTGTTGAGGCCAAAGTGGTCAGCACCATGTCCCAGGTTAGCCCCATTCATTGCACACAGCCTGCTCGTGATTGGTCAAAGCCTACTTCAAACTGAAATGAAACCACAGTAAATTTCTGCAGGCTTCTCCAGGATTGCAGGAACTTGCAGATTTCACCAGCCCAAGGTACATATTTCATAAGAATATGCGGAGACTATAGACTAGCCTTCCATATAGGATCActcaccattctctctctggctATGATAGCCGAACAGGGTCCACAGTTCGATTTGACCGAGTATTAAGATCCTCCTGGCGAGGCGCATCAGCTCCTCCAAATGCTCAGGTTCCTGAGCTATAAATGGCACCCACGGCTCCACCCACTGACTCTCCAAGTCTTTGCTGAAGCTCGTGATCTGTATGTTGTCCATGTAGCCTCGGTGAACCGAGGTTTGCCTTAGCCAGGATCGTACAAGGTGGTGGTGAAATACCGCAGGGAGTGTGAGCCTAGGGGTGGTGCGGGGGTCAACCCAGGTGGACCTGGAGACAAGCGGacttgctgggaggagaactagCACACAGGGCTCCAGACACGGATTGGAGAAGAGAGCCTGGCAGAGGGTGTGTAGTTGGGAGACAGCCGCTGAGACTTAGCGTTCCCTGAGCTATTGCTGCccagcctcctccctcctccccacagaAGTGGCTTCACTTTCCACCCTGCACTCACCCGCGCTGGCCTGAGTTGGGACCAGGGCGGTCGCCAGCAATGGAAAGAGGGTGTGCAGCACCACGGACCCCATCCTCCGTGTTTGGAGAACTTGAAGAGCAAGATCCCTGTCTATGAAGTTTTATAGCGTTGTGGGTGTGTGGGGGCAGATCATGACTCTTAGTGGTTCTACAAAATTCCCACACACAACAGAAGTGAACATGTGGGTGTCCAAACATTACTGGGGAAAAGAGGtttcccatttgtggattcttagAGTGtttttgattaaaaagaaaagaaagaaaagccaataACAAGCCAGAGTCAGAAGGACGCTCCAGGTTCACCTCATTAGTTCGGGatggcggggagggggaggggtgagggaagGCAACAACACTAGCAAACCATAATCTTAGCAGGGGCTAAGGGTCATCAATGGGGGAGGGTAAGCAGCtgtagaaaggagaaaagaaaggattaaCCCCTTGAGTTATAAATCAGGAAAGCAAACAGACTCAGCAGTTAATCTACAAGGAAGTGGATTTGGGGGGAGGGCTGGGGGGATACTTCAGGAACGTAGTAAGTACATTATTTCATTTGGGGTATTATTATTCCTTCCATTTCCTTTGCATGTTTTCAAATGACcagctttccagaggggttgtCTGCTGGCTAGGTGATTAACAAGTCTAGTTAGATTAGCTCCCAAAGAAGGTGGAAGGGGGCATTGGTATGCAATATTCTAATCTCTGGGACAGATCGGAATGCATAGTCTCCACCCTTGTCAGAAGTGGAGATTAGTTTCCATTCTTTTGACCAAAGTCAAGTTACCCAAAAGCCCTGATACCCCTACCCTTCTCAACTGGTAAATGGATGTGTGTGAGCGGGCCCATTCTTAACAACCCCTAAGCCAGGTGACGCTTGTCTAGCTGCCTAACACTGGCAGAAGCTCCTGAGAACTGACGGTGTGTAAACTAGAGAAATGAACCCTGGGGCCACAAGGAAACTTCAATCCTTAGACTGCTTGAAAGCAAGATCCTAGACCAGATAATTTACCCACAGCCCCTCCTCCTGCACCTAGAGTCCTTTACCACAGTAAACCCTTTATGCAGCACCCTGGTAGAGAGCTGTATGTGTCAGGAAGTCCCAACCTTTTTGTTTCAGGATCTCTGTATGCTCTCACAGATTAGGGAGGACTTCAAACAGATGTTAAGCAGGGTGCATCCATCAATCTTACTTGGGCTAAAAAGTAAAACATGtgttgagttcagttcccagaatcttGCAGCTCACAGCTGTTAAGTTTCCAACTGGGACAAATGGCAGAGGTGCCTGTTTAACATACCAAAGTGGAGTGGCCTCCAGATTCTTCTGTCCTTGAGTACCTACCCTCAACAGGGTATGGCTGAAGtacccttccctcccccaactcccttaGACTCTTCCCTGTCCATAATCTCGGCATTTTAGTTACTTGCTCCCTTTTGTACCTCTGACCTCCTGGCTGCTACACCTggtttccctcttctctcccttctcctccccatctccccacaTGGCCCATCTCAGTCACCAAggccactctggactctcccaaatGTCTCTGCCTCTAGCTGTCCTCTCCCTCTTAtctgcaatatttttttttcctcgcCATACCTAGGTCCAGccatttcctctcctttcctttttatttccatcCAACAGCCACCTATAACCCAAGCTCTAGGGGATTCATGAAAGGTCTTTGAATAAACTTGACCTCATTTCTCCTGTAAACTCTTCCTGCTCAATGAGTCTCCTGAGAGACCTTGAAGAACAGAAACTGTCATGTAATTTTGTCTCTGTCAAAATGCTTACAGAGGCTCTGTTATATCCACTGAgcagccttccctccctccataagCAAACcatctttattatatttttatgtgctttacctgcatggatgtgtgtgtaccacatgaacgaagtgcccacagagaccatcAGACCCCCGGGGACTGgtattacagagggttgtgagtcaccatgtggaagAACAGCAGGCTCCTaaatgctgaaccatctctctagctcctgggCCATCTCTAACGGCCTACttttagttttttgggttttttggatttttttgtttttttgtttttttttttttccagtctcacttaacacttctttaaaaaaattttttattaggtattttctttatatacatttcaaatgctatcccgaaagttcactataccctccccctgccctgcccccctacctacccactcctgcttctggccctggcattccactgtactggggcatataaagtttgcaataccaaggggcctctcttccccagtgatggcctactttTAGTTTTAAGGAAACCAATAAAAGTATAAGTTACCACAAATgggaaacaaagaagcaaaaaaccGTATTAAAAACTCTGTTGTACTGTTTGATTTCTTTATGAGAAAGAGTTTGTCTGGGTCTATGGAATGCACATTAAAACTGTTTTCCTGACGGAACCTTCGATCAGAATCACACAACTTGATCTTCTCCCCACATCCACATAAAAATTTTTTCAGaattaatgtaatattttaaaaatatacttaaaatttaGCTCATCACTGAAGAACAAGCATGTGGGAGGTTAGGCTAAGAAAGGAGgtttgccatgagtttgaggccagcctgggttacatgataCTCTTTCTCAACCAAAGAAACATAGATGAGGCTGGGCAATAGTGGTACATGCCAGCCTGacctactgagtgagttccacgacagccagggctacaccgagaaacagtgtttcaaaaaaccaaaccaaacagcacaaacagaaagaaaaatgatcaaGCTTGTATGTTTCCAAAATGTCACAATTGAATTACAATAAATTCAATAAGTGAATTCAGTTTCCATGGTGAGAATTTGGCAGGTAATATTGCTTTCCTTGGTAATCTAATTGAAGCAAACCCATATCCATTTATTCCAATCTTAATTACTAATATTCTCTCAAATATGACATATCACActgtaaatatatgtatagatGAGGGTCACAGAATAGATGCAGATATTGAGGAGGTTACAGTAGCATTTCATGATGCTTTTGAAGCGGGCTTATAGAAATGTAAATGCAGGGGCTAGAAAGTTGGCCCAGGTTAAGAGCATCTTGGTTTGATTCTCACCACCCAGGCTGTGGCTCACAAGCAATTCCAGTTCCAAAGTGTGGGGCAGAGTGTGGGGATGCTGCCCCTCATctggcttcctcctctccctcccatgtCTTCAATCTGGGCCCCCAAATCATTCAGTGCAGCTCCCCCCACAGTGCAGCTCTCCCCTCCTTTGGTTAGTCTCTGGAAAACACCTTCACAGACATTTCCTGTGAGATTTGAGATCCAGTCaatctgacaatgaagattagcattcacagctacacagtgagttccagcccagTCTAGGGTACAGTGTGAGACCCTGCCAAAATAAAGATGGGGGAAGGGTAGAGGATGGTTAAGTAGTTAACAACATTTGTTGGTTTTTCCAAGGACCAAGGAAGGTTCAGTTCCTCTcatcaacatggtggctcacaactgcctgtaacttcagttctggcctccatgggatgGTGCACATACACTCAAGCAGGCAAAGATACATGCACAAATCACATGTGCACAAATTCAAATAAGTAAGCAAAACTTTATAAAAAGAACTGGCTAGAGATATGGCTTAGTGGTTGAGACCACTAGCTGCTATTGTAGccgaccagggttcagttcctagcacctacactgtggctcacaattatctctagctccagttctaggggacccacACGTTTTCTGACTTCTGAAGTCTCCTTCATGCAGGCAGTACagatacatatactcacacatacacataaataataacttaaagcccagcagtggtggcgcacgcctttaatcccagcactcgggaggcagaggcaggtgatttctgagttcaaggccagcctggtctacagagtgagttccaggacagccagggctacacagagaaaccctgtcttgaaaaaccaaagccataataataataataataataataataataatttttaaaatgagctggagagatggctcagcagttaagaacactgactgctcttccagaggtcctgagttcaattctcagcgaccacatggtggctcacaaccatctgtaatgtgattcagtgacctcttctggtgtgtctgaagacagctacagtgtactcacataatatatatatatatatatatatatatatatatatatatatatatatatatattatatataatgaaaattgTGAAACCTCCCTTAAAACAGATAGGGAGTAATATTGAGGCCCCCTGTTCTGAGACAGGTCTAGGAAGAAGCCTGAACCATTTAGAACAAGATTTGTGGTCACTGATACCAATTATCAGAGTCACCCACAGTGAAGAACAATCTCAAatggaaatatattatttttctttgagaaagcaATAAAGGATTCCTGTCATCATCCCTGAGCTGTCATGTTGATATATACATgtctttgtttttcctctctcctATTGGGTTTAGTTTCAGGCAAAAGACTTAGGGAATAATTTTTGAAATGGAAGCCTCTGTCTATTTGCTATCTGAAAAGCCCCTAGAATTGATTTCTAATTTCTAGGAAAAGATACTAGAATTCAAATGcttgtcatttatttattaatttttggtttttcgagacagggtttctctgtatagccctggcttgttattattaaacatgaaGGAATAGTATATGTGATAATGGAGGGTTGAcggtaattttattattttattatggaaCCAGGTTTGAGTATTTACAGGTGAAAGGAGAATGCACAAGCCTATCACCTCCATGTGCCACACAGGATACACTTCCTGCCACTGGACATGGGTCCAGTTCATGGTGGCTGGGGCAGTTCCCCTGTAGCTCCTGGATACTGGATGTACCAATGTACCCTTGCCGGACACATTCTCTACAGTTTCAGCTTTTCCTTATCACCGCGTGCTGAAGCCAAGTCCAGCATGTCATCATTCGACAAGGATTTGTGCTGTGCTCAGCTGCAGGAATGCTTTTGGGAAGATGGTGGAGGGACATGATCTCTGCTTCCTTTCTAGATTCTCAGAGGGGTACCCCCGCCCCTGAAGTGTAGAGGTCAAGAGGTGAGACAAGTGGCCAAGGGAGGGAAGTAAAATGGGAAAAGTGAGCTTTTAGAATAGATTGAGTAACTCATCCTTTTCCATCTGTGGGAATAAAAAGATGGGAGAGCGGCAGGATGGGAAATCCTAGCAGAATTCCTGGGTTCAGCCCTTCAGGAATGTTTTTAGAATTATTATCTGAAAACCTAGAGCAGAATCAGAAAATAAGAGAAGGGAAGTATTACAGAAAAGCTCCCAAGTTCCAGCCTGGAGACCTGTCCCAACTGGCATGTCATGGTTTGTCATGTCAATGTGAGATATTTGTCACTTGTTTCCAAATGTGCTTTAGAAAGAGTTAGAACACAATATCCTAGATTGGataagcacacatatatgtatatatcttataCCAActcactgggtgtggtggcgcacacctttgatccatcatagaggcagaggcaggcggatttctgagttcgaggccagcctggtctacaaaagtgagttccaggacagccagggctatagagaaaccctgtctctaaaaaaaccaaaaccaaaaccaaacaaaaaagacctCAGATATAACCcatttcctacctttcctcttcctcatcactATGGCAACCACAGCTCCAGTAAACACAACTCCAAAGAGAAGCAGGCCAACAGTGATTCCCATGATGGGAATGGTGTGCTTAGAAGggtctgggaagggaagggaaagagagagaaggtgtGAGCCCTGGCCCTCAGCTCTTACCCATGACCTTCTCAGGGTCTCCAGAAGGGCTTCCACTTTCCCAAATGATCATCTCTGTGTCCACACCACTCCTTACCCCATTTTAGAACAAGGGGCTGGGTTAGCCCCTCATGTTGCACATGACATGTGTATCTCTGTTCCTCTCCAGAAGGTACCACcacagatgcccacttctggaaGGTCCCATCCCCTGCAGGTCTGGTCTCAATGAGGTCCATGTCCTGAGTCAGGTCTTCCTCATCCCACTGCCAGGTCAGGATGATGTTAGCAGGGTAGAAGCCCAGGGCCCAGCACCTCAGGGTGACTTCACCTTCAGGTCTGGGGTGATGGGTCACATGTGCCTTGGGAGGATCTGAGGGAAAGAGTTGAACAATTCAGGAATCTTGAATTCTTCCCTGAACTGAAGCAATGTTTATGGACCATCTTGGAAATTGAATGGGTAGTTGAGGGATTTAAGCACCATACAGTATTCTAGATTCAGGCATCTGGAATAATCGACCCCTTGGGAAACCCTAGACATAGGATGACAAGATGGACTTCGGGACTcccaaggaagaaaggagaaaggtctTGACTGGGTGAAGGCTGAGAGACTTAGCATCATTGGAGTCAAGACTCCAAAGAGGTTGGGTGTGGGCTGAGAACATGGCCTGAGAAAGGGCATGGCTTACAAAGGGCTGCAGACTGAAAGGGGCAGCTGTTTAGggatcttctctctttccttcctgagaCAATCTCAACTCTCCCGAGAAAAAGTCGCAAGAGTCTCTGTCTAGTGTTTGATCGGGAAAACCAGAACTCTCTTCCTTCTTCAGATGCAAAGAAAAGAAGCAGTATTCTAGCCCAGCTCATTTTGCTCCCTTCCAGAGAGACTGTGAGCCCCAGCCCCAGAACAGATGGAGGAGATTCCCGGCAGCCTCATATACCTGTTCTTAGCAGAGTCTCCTTCCCTATCTCCAGGTATGTGCGGAGCGACTCCACACACTCGCCCTTCAAGAAGGATTGCCTTTGCTCAGAGACACCAGACTTCTCCCACCTGCGCAGCGTGATCTGCGCAGCTGTGTCGCCTGCGACCCAGGAGTGCAGGTCCGGGCTTAGGGTGAGGTAATCGCGGCCGTCGTATGCGTGCTTCTCATGCCCACGGAGGAAGAGTCCATCTGGCCCCACTTCGCAGCCATACACACACTGAAAGACGTGAGAGCCTGGCCCCGCCCCGGTC
Proteins encoded in this region:
- the 2410137M14Rik gene encoding uncharacterized protein LOC76797, coding for MTPPKTNVAHHSTLEGDVTLRCWALDFHPAVIILTWQRDEKDLTQDMDLVETRPAEDEAFQKWAAVVLPSGEEHKYTCHVQPEGLSEPLILKWSKEPSFSPTTPITGITAGLVLLPVLVTGGLSATIPLEYCLRSRTKSFLWNQIVLHSVLCLYPPRDGEGC
- the H2-M5 gene encoding histocompatibility 2, M region locus 5 precursor, translated to MRSPALSTLLSLLLTGALALTLVRAGIHSLQFFATTMTQPGLREHSFIFVVFVDDTQFLCYNNKGKNQRMEPRALWVKQMGPEYWEQQTRTVKVIEKIALVNLQEAMDIYNHSKDGSHVFQCVYGCEVGPDGLFLRGHEKHAYDGRDYLTLSPDLHSWVAGDTAAQITLRRWEKSGVSEQRQSFLKGECVESLRTYLEIGKETLLRTDPPKAHVTHHPRPEGEVTLRCWALGFYPANIILTWQWDEEDLTQDMDLIETRPAGDGTFQKWASVVVPSGEEQRYTCHVQHEGLTQPLVLKWDPSKHTIPIMGITVGLLLFGVVFTGAVVAIVMRKRKGFQIIILKTFLKG